One Delphinus delphis chromosome 16, mDelDel1.2, whole genome shotgun sequence genomic window carries:
- the NDST2 gene encoding bifunctional heparan sulfate N-deacetylase/N-sulfotransferase 2, with amino-acid sequence MLKLWKVVRPARQLELHRLILLLIAFSLGSMGFLAYYVSTSPKAKEPLPLPLGDCSSGGAAGPGPVRPPVPPRPPRPPETARTEPVVLVFVESAYSQLGQEIVAILESSRFRYSTELAPGRGDMPTLTDHTRGRYVLVIYENLLKYVNLDAWSRELLDRYCVEYGVGIIGFFRAHEHSLLSAQLKGFPLFLHSNLGLQDYQVNPSAPLLHLTRPSRLEPGPLPGDDWTIFQSNHSTYEPVLLASLRPAEPPVPGPLPRRARLPTVVQDLGLHDGIQRVLFGHGLSFWLHKLVFVDAVAYLTGKRLCLDLDRYILVDIDDIFVGKEGTRMKVADVEALLTTQNKLRTLVPNFTFNLGFSGKFYHTGTEEEDAGDDMLLKHRQEFWWFPHMWSHMQPHLFHNRSVLADQMRLNKQFALEHGIPTDLGYAVAPHHSGVYPIHTQLYEAWKSVWGIQVTSTEEYPHLRPARYRRGFIHNGIMVLPRQTCGLFTHTIFYNEYPGGSRELDRSIRGGELFLTVLLNPISIFMTHLSNYGNDRLGLYTFESLVRFLQCWTRLRLQTLPPVPLARKYFDLFPQERSPLWQNPCDDKRHKDIWSKEKTCDRLPKFLIVGPQKTGTTAIHFFLSLHPAVTSSFPSPSTFEEIQFFSSPNYHKGIDWYMDFFPVPSNASTDFLFEKSATYFDSEVVPRRGAALLPRAKIITVLTNPADRAYSWYQHQRAHGDPVALNYTFYHVISASSHAPLALRSLQDRCLVPGYYSTHLQRWLTYYPSGQLLIVDGQELRTNPAASMESIQKFLGITPFLNYTRTLRFDEDKGFWCQGLEGGKTRCLGKSKGRKYPDMDTESRLFLTDFFRNHNLELSKLLSRLGQPVPSWLREELQHSSPG; translated from the exons ATGCTCAAGCTGTGGAAGGTGGTACGCCCAGCTCGGCAGCTGGAACTGCACCGCCTCATACTGCTGCTGATCGCTTTCAGTCTGGGCTCCATGGGCTTCTTGGCTTACTACGTATCCACCAGCCCCAAGGCCAAGGAACCATTGCCCCTGCCCTTGGGAGACTGCAGTAGTGGTGGGGCAGCTGGTCCTGGCCCTGTACGGCCTCCAGTCCCACCCCGGCCCCCCAGGCCGCCAGAGACAGCACGAACTGAACCCGTGGTCCTTGTGTTTGTGGAGAGCGCATACTCACAGCTGGGGCAGGAGATTGTGGCCATCTTGGAGTCCAGCCGTTTTCGTTATAGCACTGAGCTGGCACCTGGCCGAGGGGACATGCCCACACTGACTGATCATACCCGTGGCCGGTATGTCTTGGTCATCTATGAGAACCTGCTCAAGTATGTCAACCTGGATGCCTGGAGTCGGGAACTGCTAGACCGGTACTGTGTGGAGTATGGTGTGGGCATCATTGGCTTTTTCCGAGCCCATGAGCATAGCTTACTGAGTGCCCAGCTCAAGGGCTTTCCCCTTTTTCTACATTCAAACTTGGGGCTCCAGGACTACCAAGTGAATCCTTCTGCCCCACTACTGCATCTCACACGCCCCAGCCGCCTGGAGCCGGGTCCACTGCCCGGTGATGACTGGACCATCTTCCAATCCAATCATAGCACATATGAACCAGTGCTTCTTGCCAGCCTTCGACCAGCTGAGCCCCCGGTGCCAGGACCCTTGCCTCGCCGGGCCCGGCTTCCCACTGTGGTACAGGACTTGGGGCTTCACGATGGCATCCAGCGGGTACTCTTTGGCCATGGCCTCTCCTTCTGGCTTCACAAACTCGTTTTTGTCGATGCTGTTGCGTACCTCACTGGCAAGCGCCTCTGCTTGGACCTTGACCGTTACATCTTGGTAGACATCGATGACATCTTTGTGGGCAAGGAAGGAACCCGCATGAAGGTGGCTGATGTTGAG GCTCTGTTGACCACCCAGAACAAACTCAGGACCTTAGTCCCCAACTTCACCTTCAACTTGGGCTTCTCGGGCAAGTTCTATCATACTG GGACAGAGGAGGAGGATGCAGGGGACGACATGCTGCTGAAGCACCGCCAAGAGTTCTGGTGGTTCCCCCACATGTGGAGCCACATGCAGCCACACCTGTTCCACAATCGCTCCGTGCTGGCTGACCAGATGAGGCTCAACAAACAGTTTGCTCTG GAGCATGGGATTCCCACGGATCTGGGGTATGCTGTGGCCCCCCACCACTCCGGCGTGTATCCCATCCACACACAGCTCTATGAGGCCTGGAAATCCGTGTGGGGCATCCAGGTGACCAGCACTGAGGAGTATCCCCATCTCCGCCCTGCCCGCTACCGCCGTGGCTTCATTCACAATGGCATTATG GTGCTGCCACGGCAGACGTGTGGCCTCTTCACTCACACGATCTTCTATAATGAGTATCCCGGAGGCTCTCGCGAACTAGACCGGAGCATCCGAGGTGGAGAACTCTTTCTGACAGTGCTGCTTAATCCG ATCAGCATCTTTATGACTCATCTGTCTAATTATGGAAATGATCGGCTGGGCCTGTACACCTTTGAGAGCCTGGTGCGCtttctccagtgctggacacGGCTGCGCCTACAGAcccttcctcctgtccctctcGCACGGAAGTACTTTGACCTCTTCCCTCAAGAGCGAAGCCCCCTTTGGCAG AATCCCTGTGATGACAAGAGGCACAAAGATATCTGGTCCAAGGAGAAAACCTGTGATCGGCTCCCCAAGTTCCTCATTGTGGGACCCCAGAAGACAG GGACCACAGCTATTCACTTCTTCCTGAGCCTCCACCCAGCTGTGACTAGCAGTTTCCCAAGCCCCAGCACCTTTGAGGAGATTCAGTTCTTCAGCAGCCCTAATTACCACAAGGGCATTGACTG GTACATGGATTTCTTCCCTGTCCCTTCTAATGCCAGCACTGATTTCCTGTTTGAAAAAAGTGCCACCTACTTTGACTCAGAGGTTGTACCACGTCGGGGGGCTGCCCTCCTGCCGCGAGCCAAGATCATCACTGTGCTCACCAACCCTGCTGACAGGGCCTACTCCTGGTACCAG CATCAGCGAGCACATGGAGACCCAGTTGCTCTGAACTATACCTTCTACCACGTGATTTCAGCCTCCTCCCATGCCCCTCTGGCACTTCGCTCCCTACAGGACCGTTGTCTTGTCCCTGGCTACTATTCCACCCATCTGCAACGCTGGCTGACATATTACCCCTCTGGACAG TTGCTGATTGTGGATGGGCAAGAACTGCGTACCAACCCAGCTGCCTCAATGGAGAGCATCCAGAAGTTCCTGGGTATCACACCCTTTCTGAACTACACACGGACCCTCAG GTTTGATGAAGATAAGGGATTCTGGTGCCAGGGACTTGAAGGTGGCAAGACTCGTTGTCTAGGCAAGAGCAAAGGCCGGAAGTATCCAGATATGGACACTGAG TCCCGCCTTTTCCTTACGGATTTTTTCCGGAACCATAATTTGGAGCTGTCGAAGCTGCTGAGCCGGCTTGGACAGCCAGTGCCCTCGTGGCTTCGGGAAGAACTGCAGCATTCCAGTCCGGGCTGA